The Francisella salimarina genome has a segment encoding these proteins:
- the secE gene encoding preprotein translocase subunit SecE, with translation MKKNQGFNNKVWISGATKTTEVKKISKSSSALLWLVAVAIVVAGVAVTMYSDVLGSSYSSYNTSLAVVVVLAALVVARFTNQGRRFWAFFQASKLELAKVVWPTRKETMTISAMVIVVVIIFALIISLFGVIFENFIQYFLG, from the coding sequence GTGAAAAAGAATCAAGGTTTTAATAATAAGGTTTGGATAAGTGGTGCCACGAAGACCACAGAAGTTAAGAAGATTTCTAAGTCTAGTAGTGCGTTGTTGTGGTTGGTGGCTGTAGCGATAGTAGTTGCTGGTGTTGCTGTTACTATGTATTCTGATGTTTTAGGTTCAAGCTACAGTTCGTATAACACTTCTTTAGCTGTAGTGGTGGTTCTGGCTGCATTAGTGGTCGCAAGATTTACAAATCAGGGTCGTCGTTTCTGGGCTTTTTTCCAAGCATCTAAGCTTGAGTTAGCGAAAGTCGTATGGCCTACGCGAAAAGAAACTATGACAATATCAGCTATGGTTATAGTTGTAGTTATAATTTTTGCACTAATTATATCTTTATTTGGTGTTATATTTGAGAATTTTATTCAGTATTTTCTGGGTTAA
- the tuf gene encoding elongation factor Tu, which translates to MAKEKFERLKPHVNVGTIGHVDHGKTTLTAAITKVMAEKNGSAAKNFDEIDNAPEEKARGITINTSHVEYESPNRHYAHVDCPGHADYVKNMITGAAQMDGAILVCSAADGPMPQTREHILLSRQVGVPKIVVFLNKCDMVDDEELLELVEMEVRELLDQYEFPGDDTPVVMGSALKAIEGEEQYVEKIVELVQAMDDYIPAPERDTEKPFILPIEDVFSISGRGTVVTGRVERGVINVGDEVEVVGIRPTQKTTVTGVEMFRKLLDRGEAGDNVGILVRGLKRDDVERGQVLCKPGSIKPHTKFEAEVYVLSKEEGGRHTPFFKGYRPQFYFRTTDITGAVELPEGVEMVMPGDNVKMTITLINPIAMDEGLRFAIREGGRTVGAGVVAKIIE; encoded by the coding sequence ATGGCTAAAGAAAAATTTGAACGTTTGAAGCCGCACGTAAACGTAGGTACTATTGGTCACGTTGACCATGGTAAAACTACTCTTACTGCTGCGATCACTAAAGTTATGGCTGAGAAAAATGGTTCTGCAGCTAAGAACTTTGATGAAATTGATAACGCACCAGAAGAGAAAGCGCGTGGTATAACTATTAATACTTCTCACGTTGAGTATGAGTCTCCAAATAGACACTATGCTCACGTTGACTGTCCAGGACACGCGGACTACGTTAAGAATATGATTACTGGTGCTGCTCAGATGGACGGCGCTATCCTAGTATGTTCTGCAGCTGATGGTCCTATGCCACAGACTCGTGAGCACATTCTACTTTCACGTCAGGTTGGCGTACCAAAAATCGTTGTTTTCTTAAACAAGTGTGACATGGTAGATGACGAAGAATTGTTGGAGCTAGTTGAAATGGAAGTACGTGAGCTTCTAGATCAGTACGAGTTCCCTGGTGATGATACTCCAGTTGTTATGGGTTCTGCTCTTAAAGCTATCGAAGGTGAAGAGCAGTACGTTGAGAAAATTGTTGAGCTTGTACAGGCTATGGATGACTACATTCCTGCACCTGAGCGTGATACAGAGAAGCCGTTCATTCTTCCAATTGAAGATGTGTTCTCAATCTCAGGTCGTGGTACAGTTGTAACTGGCCGTGTTGAGCGTGGTGTTATTAACGTTGGTGATGAAGTTGAAGTTGTTGGTATTCGTCCAACTCAAAAGACTACAGTAACAGGTGTTGAAATGTTCCGTAAGCTTCTTGATAGAGGAGAGGCTGGTGATAACGTTGGTATCCTAGTTCGTGGTCTTAAGAGAGACGACGTTGAGCGTGGTCAAGTATTGTGTAAGCCAGGTTCAATTAAGCCTCATACTAAGTTTGAAGCTGAAGTATATGTTCTTTCTAAAGAAGAAGGTGGTAGACATACTCCATTCTTCAAAGGATATAGACCACAGTTCTACTTCCGTACTACAGACATTACTGGTGCTGTTGAGTTACCAGAAGGTGTTGAAATGGTAATGCCTGGTGATAATGTTAAGATGACTATCACTTTAATCAACCCAATCGCTATGGACGAAGGTCTACGTTTTGCTATCCGTGAAGGTGGTAGAACAGTTGGTGCTGGTGTTGTTGCTAAAATTATCGAATAA